In one Winogradskyella sp. MH6 genomic region, the following are encoded:
- a CDS encoding SulP family inorganic anion transporter has protein sequence MSSKFYDFKNLKGDLTGGLVAGVVALPLALAFGVQSGLGAIAGLYGAIAVGIFAAIFGGTTTQASGPTGPMTVVSAALVAAAIEITGSLEAAMPIVILTFLLGGIFQIVFGLINIAGYVKYFPYPVVSGFMSGVGLIIIILQLFPFAGLGSEKSTWLVMQDLPRLFSDFNWQAVALGTFTIVVYLVFPYITKAIPSALVALILASVTSYFLKWDVPIIGEIPSGLPSLQVSGLFSVDASAYSIILEYALVLAVLGSIDSLLTSVIADNMTKTKHNSNRELIGQGIGNSIAAIFGGIPGAGATKGTVININSGGRTRLSGAIHGLFLLAVLLGLGKLAAFIPLSVLAGLLIPIAFKIIDTKGLKHLLVVPRADAVVLIIVLLITTFGSLIQAVGIGLLLASLLFMKRASDIGEKGMEVGTIAGFDGEKPWQDEKEFYETYKDKVYIKHLYGPLFFGFTSHFQDEIKNIPEQVKALIIRMDRVPYIDQSGLYALENAVLDLEQRGIQVLLTAVQEQPKDKLVSIDIVPDLISETHIFDDINGAFDYLKIHFKL, from the coding sequence ATGAGTTCAAAATTCTACGATTTTAAAAATTTAAAAGGTGATTTAACAGGAGGCTTAGTCGCAGGCGTTGTAGCCTTGCCATTGGCTTTAGCATTCGGTGTACAATCTGGATTAGGAGCTATTGCAGGACTGTATGGTGCCATTGCTGTTGGTATTTTTGCCGCCATTTTTGGAGGAACAACAACACAAGCCAGTGGACCAACAGGTCCAATGACTGTTGTATCTGCTGCATTGGTTGCAGCTGCCATTGAAATTACAGGAAGTCTTGAAGCCGCTATGCCTATTGTTATTCTTACATTTTTATTAGGCGGAATTTTTCAGATTGTATTTGGGCTTATCAATATTGCAGGTTATGTAAAGTATTTTCCGTACCCTGTAGTTTCTGGTTTTATGAGTGGAGTAGGACTCATCATTATTATACTTCAATTATTCCCTTTTGCAGGTTTAGGTTCTGAAAAATCAACATGGTTAGTAATGCAGGATTTGCCTAGATTGTTCTCTGATTTTAATTGGCAAGCGGTAGCTTTAGGTACTTTTACAATTGTAGTGTATTTAGTATTTCCTTACATCACCAAAGCTATTCCAAGTGCTTTGGTAGCTTTAATATTGGCTTCGGTAACGAGTTATTTTTTAAAATGGGATGTGCCAATTATTGGAGAAATACCATCAGGTTTGCCAAGTTTACAAGTGTCAGGATTGTTTTCTGTAGATGCGAGTGCTTATAGTATTATTTTAGAATATGCCCTAGTTTTGGCAGTTTTGGGTTCTATAGACTCCTTGTTAACTTCTGTAATTGCAGATAATATGACCAAAACAAAGCATAACAGTAACAGAGAGTTAATTGGTCAAGGTATTGGAAACTCTATTGCAGCTATTTTTGGTGGTATTCCTGGTGCAGGAGCTACAAAAGGAACCGTGATTAATATTAATTCTGGTGGACGAACACGATTATCAGGAGCGATACATGGCTTATTTTTATTGGCTGTATTGCTAGGTTTGGGCAAATTAGCTGCCTTTATTCCGTTATCAGTTTTGGCTGGTTTATTAATTCCAATAGCGTTTAAAATCATTGATACTAAAGGTCTAAAGCATTTATTGGTAGTGCCAAGAGCAGATGCTGTAGTTTTAATCATCGTACTATTAATTACCACGTTTGGTAGTTTAATACAAGCTGTTGGTATTGGGTTATTGTTGGCTTCTCTATTATTTATGAAACGCGCCAGTGATATTGGAGAAAAAGGCATGGAAGTTGGTACCATTGCTGGTTTTGATGGAGAAAAACCATGGCAAGACGAAAAAGAATTTTATGAAACTTATAAAGATAAAGTATATATAAAGCATCTTTACGGACCATTGTTTTTTGGGTTTACATCTCACTTCCAGGATGAAATAAAAAATATACCAGAACAAGTTAAAGCACTAATTATAAGAATGGATCGTGTGCCTTATATAGATCAATCAGGATTATATGCTTTAGAAAATGCGGTTTTAGATTTAGAACAACGTGGAATACAAGTCTTATTAACAGCGGTACAAGAACAGCCAAAAGATAAGCTGGTGTCCATTGATATTGTTCCAGACTTAATTTCCGAAACTCATATTTTTGATGATATCAATGGAGCCTTTGATTATTTAAAAATCCATTTTAAGCTATAA
- a CDS encoding pirin family protein, with protein sequence MKTIIHKAEDRGFANHGWLQANHSFSFASWYNPEKVHFGALRVLNDDIIAPKMGFGTHPHDNMEIITIPLKGVLKHRDNMGDDWIPVVPGEVQVMSAGTGVQHSEINGSVDEYLSLFQIWIIPEERSVKPRYDQKTFSEADRKGKLQTLVTSFKDEDENSLKIHQDAKLSRIDLKEGESFTYALKSKDHGVYVMTISGGVSISDFNLNSRDAIGISETSDFEINAIENSELLFIEVPMITL encoded by the coding sequence ATGAAAACAATAATTCACAAAGCAGAAGATAGAGGATTTGCAAATCATGGATGGTTACAAGCCAACCACTCTTTTAGTTTCGCAAGTTGGTATAACCCTGAAAAAGTTCATTTTGGTGCCTTGAGAGTATTGAACGATGATATTATTGCACCAAAAATGGGTTTCGGTACACATCCACATGATAATATGGAAATTATTACCATTCCGTTAAAAGGAGTGTTGAAGCATCGAGATAATATGGGAGATGATTGGATACCAGTTGTTCCAGGTGAAGTACAAGTGATGTCTGCAGGTACAGGTGTGCAGCATTCAGAAATTAATGGTTCTGTTGATGAATATTTAAGTTTGTTTCAAATATGGATTATTCCAGAAGAACGAAGTGTAAAACCTCGTTACGATCAAAAAACATTTAGTGAAGCTGACAGAAAAGGAAAGCTTCAAACTTTAGTAACATCTTTTAAAGATGAAGACGAGAACAGTTTAAAAATCCATCAAGATGCTAAACTATCTCGTATTGATTTAAAAGAGGGAGAGTCTTTTACTTATGCTTTAAAAAGTAAAGATCATGGAGTTTACGTTATGACTATTAGTGGAGGCGTTTCAATTTCAGATTTTAATTTAAATTCTAGAGATGCAATTGGTATTTCTGAAACTTCTGATTTTGAAATAAATGCAATCGAAAACTCAGAATTATTATTTATTGAAGTGCCAATGATTACCCTATAA
- a CDS encoding CAL67264 family membrane protein, which yields MAMNKNTVLAWATTIMIIVGLGLIALGAFRYDEVAGWGFAAVGIGFFAIAWVFNALKGRV from the coding sequence ATGGCGATGAATAAAAACACGGTTTTAGCATGGGCTACAACCATTATGATTATTGTTGGACTAGGATTAATAGCACTTGGGGCATTTCGTTATGATGAAGTTGCAGGTTGGGGATTTGCAGCAGTCGGAATAGGCTTTTTTGCTATTGCGTGGGTATTTAATGCATTAAAAGGAAGAGTATAA
- a CDS encoding GNAT family N-acetyltransferase, translating into MNIKIVDYKPDYAKRFYDLNIEWLKSFFYVEPFDEEVLSQPETYIIKKGGYVFFALKDETVVGTVALMPTEEFGVLELTKMAVSLETRGQKIGQKLLQFCIEFAKSQQLKALLLYSSTKLENAIYLYRKYGFKELELESDSPYKRSDIKMLLEL; encoded by the coding sequence ATGAACATTAAAATTGTTGATTACAAGCCAGATTATGCTAAACGTTTCTATGACTTAAATATAGAATGGCTAAAAAGCTTTTTCTACGTAGAGCCATTTGATGAAGAGGTTTTGAGCCAACCAGAAACCTATATCATTAAAAAAGGTGGTTATGTTTTCTTTGCTTTAAAAGATGAGACTGTAGTTGGGACTGTTGCACTTATGCCAACCGAAGAATTTGGTGTTTTAGAACTTACTAAAATGGCTGTTTCACTAGAGACTCGTGGGCAGAAAATAGGCCAAAAATTATTACAGTTTTGTATTGAATTTGCAAAATCGCAACAATTAAAAGCACTTCTACTCTACTCTAGTACTAAACTAGAAAATGCAATTTATCTCTATCGTAAGTACGGTTTTAAGGAGTTAGAACTAGAATCTGACAGCCCTTACAAACGTTCAGATATAAAAATGTTATTAGAATTGTAA
- a CDS encoding AAA family ATPase, giving the protein MQHNSTFPIKQNELNMLRDEATSYLKSIQWEQSQRAKNRDNDGKDESILLYLSRASNGSNVSVTSVSKTILSLKKKLLPESVAIPLFLNQTLYAVQEGITLGIWVKDSYYDASGLSTLSENKSALDNSGKREYESKMLTATAFMLFATAYKILHDLKPHASDDLSVMKQKFAGIPEVSFLSPLKGISCQLFYYDKYLGHPDIIKTDKDVIDFTVVYFEALIDEIQLRKSTLEYTDTIEDRSFKLEHSDFTIDGWNNVFAGTAVSVEFNKIQFEQIVGNKDAKHFARRLTERLLSYDFEAKKNPFQELGGFMPVFMGYGIPGTGKSMLIAAIATRLKEHSENLNIPFLFHPMPDTLISTFQGGSAEKMVEWMKPLQDPTRLIFAPIDDAENNLQERTTQGVSAGVKEVIGVFLRYTEGAYAVNYGNSSIGLFTNLPEMLDKAVISRVQGRFKIDGARNENDFVDQDYLWWKKLEDTMPDFINMKNPSDYKYLDAQKVAKNLGEILDKIDKPTEDRVLDTFDKVSSKYKDNEHMFYAHLYTEIQKIFPFFSSRDVRNIQKAVSLRLTDFDLEDDWFNNPEVYFKKDYDTKFGMLQELMRANMKGLDFSDIRRQEVVRYLDNVATIADTDFKRKVDARINQLNIETEARERFGKEN; this is encoded by the coding sequence ATGCAACACAACTCAACATTTCCTATAAAACAAAATGAACTCAACATGCTTCGCGATGAAGCAACATCTTACCTCAAATCTATTCAGTGGGAGCAAAGTCAACGTGCCAAGAATCGAGACAACGATGGTAAGGATGAATCTATTTTGTTGTATCTATCGCGTGCTAGCAATGGCAGTAATGTTTCTGTAACTTCAGTTTCAAAAACCATTTTAAGCTTAAAAAAGAAATTGTTGCCAGAGTCGGTTGCAATTCCTTTATTTCTTAATCAAACATTATATGCTGTACAAGAAGGTATTACACTTGGTATTTGGGTAAAGGATAGTTATTATGATGCTTCAGGTTTATCAACTCTAAGTGAAAATAAATCGGCTTTAGATAACTCAGGAAAACGTGAGTACGAAAGTAAAATGTTAACAGCAACAGCCTTTATGTTGTTTGCTACGGCTTATAAAATATTACACGATTTAAAACCGCATGCGTCGGACGATTTATCTGTAATGAAGCAGAAGTTTGCAGGAATCCCAGAAGTGTCGTTTTTATCGCCTTTAAAAGGAATTTCGTGCCAACTATTTTATTACGATAAGTATTTAGGACATCCTGATATCATCAAAACTGATAAAGACGTTATCGATTTTACAGTCGTTTATTTTGAAGCACTTATAGATGAAATTCAACTAAGAAAAAGTACTTTAGAATATACAGATACTATTGAAGATCGTTCGTTTAAGTTAGAACATTCAGACTTTACGATTGATGGTTGGAACAACGTTTTTGCTGGTACAGCAGTAAGTGTAGAGTTTAATAAAATACAATTTGAACAAATTGTAGGTAACAAAGATGCTAAGCACTTTGCCAGACGATTAACGGAGCGCTTATTAAGCTATGATTTTGAAGCTAAGAAGAATCCATTTCAAGAACTCGGTGGTTTTATGCCAGTATTTATGGGCTACGGAATTCCAGGTACAGGTAAAAGTATGCTCATTGCAGCAATAGCTACACGATTAAAAGAGCATAGTGAAAATTTAAATATTCCGTTTTTGTTTCACCCAATGCCAGATACGTTGATTTCAACGTTTCAAGGTGGTTCTGCTGAAAAAATGGTAGAATGGATGAAACCATTACAAGACCCAACCCGACTCATTTTTGCGCCAATTGATGATGCAGAGAACAATCTTCAAGAACGCACTACACAAGGGGTTTCTGCTGGTGTTAAGGAAGTGATTGGTGTATTTCTTAGATATACCGAAGGTGCTTATGCTGTTAATTATGGTAACAGTTCTATTGGTTTATTTACCAACTTACCAGAAATGTTGGATAAGGCTGTAATTTCTCGTGTACAAGGGAGATTTAAAATCGATGGAGCTCGTAACGAAAATGACTTTGTGGATCAGGATTACCTATGGTGGAAAAAGCTCGAAGATACCATGCCAGATTTCATTAATATGAAAAATCCTAGCGATTATAAGTATCTCGATGCACAGAAAGTCGCAAAGAATTTAGGGGAAATATTAGATAAAATAGACAAGCCAACCGAAGATCGAGTATTAGATACATTTGACAAAGTATCGAGCAAATACAAGGACAATGAGCATATGTTCTATGCGCATTTATATACTGAAATTCAGAAGATATTTCCATTCTTTTCATCGCGTGATGTACGAAACATTCAAAAAGCCGTCTCCTTACGTTTAACGGATTTCGACTTAGAAGACGATTGGTTCAATAATCCAGAAGTGTATTTCAAAAAAGATTATGATACCAAATTCGGTATGCTTCAAGAGTTGATGCGAGCCAACATGAAAGGCTTAGATTTTAGTGACATAAGAAGACAAGAAGTAGTAAGATATCTAGATAATGTAGCAACGATTGCTGATACCGACTTTAAACGAAAAGTTGATGCCAGAATCAATCAGTTAAATATTGAAACGGAAGCGAGAGAACGTTTTGGGAAAGAAAATTAA
- a CDS encoding microtubule-binding protein, giving the protein MSDDFDLLETNSQEKPEKVDVNWGKAIDQMKSKLAQEDDPESRQKILNATLDNVVDMAEKDRTTLLDAIKDLTDYQDEVGIMFEGFSALNAAEQKIIDDAVKRLERARVELEDAKAKPDTWWNNLWGRKSKIKKAEDELAEAQKQRDGADNKAKAMFQQRIETADVQTLLNELSFKSQAAIKRLKDRELEIKEVEESLKSAIVEASDNHTKALKKKEEVEAKLEEQYALLKQARQALEEVADKQSPEYSEALEKVTALEQKVEELEGLKNAYTTLAASKDSFVHKHNLTIKVLTSLRSNLQTHRAKLKSDTDERLKYYDGYVVALKARTDQEFAAILEHLGVKTDEHIGETLAAMHTASAKARQEMMDNIPVHEKVMQGIYGSYAEALKDIRSKDAEIQKNFADRYGIDMKAIFDEYYSADSNAPSGDGEPASDPKPEANEDDLLG; this is encoded by the coding sequence ATGTCTGATGATTTTGATTTATTAGAAACCAACTCACAAGAGAAACCTGAAAAAGTAGATGTAAATTGGGGAAAAGCCATAGACCAAATGAAGTCTAAGTTGGCGCAAGAAGATGATCCTGAAAGTCGTCAGAAAATCTTAAATGCTACTTTAGATAATGTTGTAGATATGGCAGAGAAGGATAGAACAACTCTTCTTGATGCTATTAAGGACTTAACAGATTACCAGGATGAAGTTGGTATTATGTTCGAAGGTTTTTCAGCATTAAATGCTGCGGAGCAAAAGATTATTGATGATGCTGTAAAACGTCTAGAACGTGCTAGAGTTGAACTTGAAGATGCTAAAGCAAAACCAGATACTTGGTGGAATAACCTTTGGGGAAGAAAATCTAAAATTAAAAAGGCTGAAGACGAATTAGCTGAAGCACAAAAACAACGTGATGGTGCTGATAATAAAGCAAAAGCTATGTTTCAGCAACGTATAGAAACTGCAGATGTGCAGACCTTGTTAAACGAATTGTCATTTAAGAGTCAAGCAGCAATTAAGCGTCTAAAAGACAGAGAACTCGAAATTAAAGAAGTTGAAGAAAGCTTAAAATCTGCTATTGTAGAGGCCAGCGATAACCATACTAAAGCACTTAAAAAGAAAGAGGAAGTTGAAGCTAAGCTCGAAGAGCAATATGCTTTATTAAAGCAAGCAAGACAAGCTTTAGAAGAAGTCGCAGATAAACAATCTCCAGAATACTCAGAAGCCTTAGAAAAAGTAACGGCTTTAGAGCAAAAGGTTGAGGAGCTAGAAGGGCTTAAAAATGCATACACCACATTAGCGGCTTCAAAAGATAGTTTTGTGCATAAGCATAACCTTACTATAAAAGTACTAACGTCTTTACGTAGTAACCTTCAAACGCATCGTGCTAAGTTAAAATCTGATACCGATGAGCGTTTAAAATATTACGATGGTTATGTAGTGGCTTTAAAAGCACGTACAGATCAAGAATTTGCAGCTATTTTAGAGCACTTAGGTGTTAAAACCGATGAGCATATCGGTGAAACTTTGGCAGCAATGCATACGGCTAGTGCCAAAGCACGTCAGGAAATGATGGATAATATTCCAGTACACGAAAAAGTAATGCAAGGTATTTACGGTAGTTATGCAGAAGCGCTTAAAGATATTAGATCTAAAGATGCTGAAATACAGAAAAACTTTGCAGACCGCTATGGTATAGATATGAAAGCCATTTTTGATGAATATTATAGCGCAGATTCTAATGCACCTTCAGGTGATGGTGAGCCAGCAAGTGATCCAAAACCAGAAGCTAATGAAGATGATTTACTTGGGTAA
- a CDS encoding NUDIX domain-containing protein, with protein MTKRIKNINRTILSDKYFTLSQVKFNYQLNDGNWVNNTWEVLERGNAGAALLYDVEKQTVILVKQFRLPAYMNGVEDGFLLEVPAGMLEDDDISAEDAMKREILEETGYKIPELKKVYSAFATPGGSTERFTCFVGEYTDEMKISEGGGLESLNEDIEVLEIPFVKALEMIANGEIIDAKTIMLLQHAQLNKLIPA; from the coding sequence ATGACCAAACGCATCAAAAATATCAACCGTACCATTCTTTCAGATAAGTACTTTACTTTATCTCAAGTAAAATTCAATTATCAACTAAATGACGGAAATTGGGTCAATAATACTTGGGAAGTTTTAGAGCGTGGTAATGCAGGAGCAGCCTTGTTGTATGATGTCGAAAAGCAAACCGTTATTTTGGTAAAGCAATTCCGTTTACCAGCTTATATGAATGGAGTAGAAGATGGTTTTTTATTAGAAGTGCCAGCAGGAATGTTAGAAGATGATGATATTTCAGCAGAAGACGCTATGAAAAGAGAAATATTGGAAGAAACAGGTTATAAAATCCCTGAACTTAAAAAAGTGTATAGTGCTTTTGCAACACCAGGTGGTAGTACAGAACGGTTTACGTGTTTTGTTGGCGAATATACTGATGAAATGAAGATCAGCGAAGGAGGTGGCTTAGAAAGCCTTAATGAAGATATTGAAGTATTAGAAATACCATTTGTAAAAGCATTAGAAATGATAGCAAATGGAGAGATTATAGATGCAAAAACAATTATGTTATTGCAGCATGCACAATTAAATAAATTAATTCCTGCTTAG
- a CDS encoding DUF6638 family protein: MNKLKQANLYRSELIPVSGKLVERYNKCLKTLGFKETKLTSFSIDGIGWSPEIAEEKKNVHYLNHGGANPQGIIISPLQKGKPVHLPFHSFDRDMMQHIFRTHGSKINDITRDSAICIDFDQDIDVFYEPLDILKYDDVSISFRLIDNLEEKQKEQLQLVDKFRTGNNFIDEDIHKELLDSAKTYGDLRNRDLNLYPLHYTTGSFYTRAFGGVYLLRDFIQTIVVFENEDSYKEAIKDTIHDVLIYYIDQPELVEKLKSHIIIECDLEYMVTTPNYDRIKKFELYNKLEQPEHPIKEILDSKALFKSYLNKINIDARKQVMGVELYLEKLERSNAYKIEDMVDQSMYFALHQPHSSLSSEHRDLIHKLLINIAPKDVLFLYWYDKEQFYKNYETWDSSFQDWVIETISNNI, translated from the coding sequence ATGAACAAACTAAAACAAGCAAATCTATACAGAAGCGAACTTATACCAGTTAGTGGTAAGCTGGTAGAACGCTATAATAAATGTTTAAAAACACTTGGCTTTAAGGAAACCAAGCTCACATCCTTTTCTATAGATGGTATAGGTTGGAGTCCTGAAATTGCCGAAGAGAAGAAAAATGTACATTATCTCAATCATGGAGGTGCAAACCCACAAGGCATTATTATTTCCCCTTTACAAAAAGGAAAGCCTGTGCATTTACCATTTCATTCTTTCGATAGAGACATGATGCAACACATCTTTAGAACGCATGGTAGCAAAATCAATGATATTACCAGAGATTCTGCTATTTGTATTGATTTTGATCAGGATATTGATGTATTTTATGAGCCTTTAGATATTTTAAAATACGACGATGTAAGTATTAGTTTTAGACTCATTGATAATCTTGAAGAGAAGCAAAAAGAACAACTTCAACTTGTAGATAAATTTAGAACAGGTAACAACTTTATAGACGAAGACATTCATAAAGAGTTGCTAGATTCTGCAAAGACCTATGGAGATTTACGCAATAGAGATCTTAATCTTTATCCGTTGCATTATACTACAGGTTCTTTTTATACACGTGCTTTTGGAGGTGTTTACTTGTTAAGAGATTTCATTCAAACCATTGTGGTTTTTGAAAATGAAGACTCCTACAAAGAAGCCATAAAAGATACCATTCATGATGTGTTGATATATTATATAGACCAACCAGAACTAGTTGAAAAGCTAAAAAGCCACATCATTATTGAGTGCGATTTAGAATATATGGTAACAACACCAAATTATGATCGTATAAAGAAGTTTGAATTGTACAACAAATTAGAACAGCCAGAACATCCTATTAAAGAGATTCTAGATAGTAAAGCACTGTTTAAAAGTTATCTCAATAAAATTAATATTGATGCCAGAAAACAGGTAATGGGAGTGGAGCTGTATTTGGAAAAACTAGAACGCAGTAATGCCTATAAGATAGAAGATATGGTAGATCAGTCTATGTATTTTGCTTTACATCAACCACATTCATCATTATCTTCTGAGCATCGGGATTTAATTCATAAGTTATTAATTAATATCGCTCCAAAAGATGTGCTCTTCTTGTATTGGTACGATAAAGAGCAGTTTTACAAGAATTATGAGACTTGGGATTCGTCTTTTCAGGATTGGGTGATTGAGACCATTAGTAACAATATTTAA
- the ettA gene encoding energy-dependent translational throttle protein EttA yields MSDDKQIIFSMSGVTKTFQSANTPVLKNIYLSFFYGAKIGILGLNGSGKSTLLKIIAGVDKNYQGDVVFKPGYTVGYLEQEPQLDDEKTVMEVVKEGAAEVVAILDEYNSINDQFGLEEVYSNPDKMEKLMNRQAELQDQIDATNAWELDTKLEIAMDALRTPEGDKKIGVLSGGERRRVALCRLLLQEPDVLLLDEPTNHLDAESVHWLEHHLAQYKGTVIAVTHDRYFLDNVAGWILELDRGEGIPWKGNYSSWLDQKSKRLAQESKSASKRQKTLERELEWVRQGAKGRQTKQKARLKNYDKLMSQDQKQLDEKLEIYIPNGPRLGTNVIEAVGVSKAYGDKLLYEDLNFNLPQAGIVGVIGPNGAGKTTIFRMIMGEETPDKGEFKVGDTAKIAYVDQSHSNIDPEKTIWQNFSDEQELVMMGGRQVNSRAYLSRFNFSGSEQNKKVKLLSGGERNRLHLAMTLKEEGNVLLLDEPTNDLDVNTLRALEEGLENFAGCAVVISHDRWFLDRICTHILAFEGDSQVYFFEGGFSDYEENKKKRLGGDLMPKRIKYKKLVR; encoded by the coding sequence ATGAGCGATGATAAACAAATCATATTTTCAATGTCTGGTGTTACAAAGACGTTTCAGTCTGCAAATACACCAGTTCTAAAAAATATATACTTAAGTTTTTTCTATGGTGCCAAGATTGGTATTTTAGGTCTTAACGGTTCTGGTAAATCTACATTATTAAAGATTATTGCAGGTGTTGACAAAAATTATCAAGGAGATGTAGTTTTTAAACCAGGATATACTGTTGGTTATCTTGAGCAAGAGCCACAACTAGATGATGAAAAAACAGTAATGGAAGTTGTTAAGGAAGGTGCTGCTGAAGTGGTTGCAATTCTCGATGAATATAATAGCATTAATGATCAGTTTGGTTTAGAAGAAGTTTACAGCAATCCTGATAAAATGGAAAAGCTTATGAACCGTCAGGCTGAATTACAAGATCAAATAGATGCTACAAACGCTTGGGAACTAGACACCAAGTTAGAAATAGCAATGGATGCCCTACGAACACCAGAAGGCGATAAAAAAATTGGTGTGTTATCTGGTGGTGAGCGTCGTAGAGTGGCACTTTGTCGTTTACTTTTACAAGAGCCAGATGTGTTACTGTTAGATGAGCCAACAAACCACTTGGATGCGGAGTCTGTACATTGGTTAGAGCATCACTTGGCGCAATATAAAGGAACTGTTATTGCTGTAACGCACGATAGATATTTCTTAGATAATGTAGCGGGATGGATTTTGGAACTGGATAGAGGTGAAGGTATTCCATGGAAAGGAAATTACTCATCGTGGTTAGATCAAAAGTCTAAACGTTTAGCACAAGAAAGTAAATCGGCTTCTAAACGTCAAAAAACGTTAGAACGAGAGTTGGAATGGGTAAGACAAGGAGCAAAAGGGCGCCAAACTAAGCAAAAAGCACGTTTGAAGAATTACGATAAGTTAATGAGTCAAGATCAAAAACAACTTGATGAAAAACTTGAAATATATATACCAAATGGACCGAGATTGGGTACAAATGTTATTGAAGCTGTTGGTGTAAGTAAGGCTTATGGCGATAAGTTGTTGTATGAAGACTTAAACTTCAATTTACCACAAGCAGGTATTGTTGGTGTAATTGGGCCAAATGGTGCTGGTAAAACCACCATTTTTAGAATGATAATGGGAGAAGAAACACCAGATAAAGGTGAGTTTAAGGTGGGAGATACAGCTAAGATTGCTTATGTAGATCAAAGTCACTCAAATATAGATCCAGAGAAAACAATCTGGCAAAACTTTAGTGATGAGCAAGAGTTGGTAATGATGGGTGGACGTCAAGTAAACTCTAGAGCTTATTTAAGTCGTTTTAACTTCTCAGGAAGTGAACAAAACAAAAAAGTTAAGTTACTTTCTGGTGGTGAAAGAAACCGACTTCATTTAGCAATGACTTTAAAAGAAGAAGGTAATGTGTTACTTTTAGATGAGCCTACTAATGATCTTGATGTTAATACATTACGTGCGCTTGAAGAAGGTTTAGAAAACTTTGCTGGTTGTGCTGTAGTCATCAGTCACGATAGATGGTTCTTAGATCGTATATGTACGCATATTTTAGCTTTTGAAGGTGATTCTCAAGTTTATTTCTTTGAAGGTGGATTTAGTGATTACGAAGAGAATAAAAAGAAGCGCCTTGGTGGAGATTTAATGCCAAAACGAATCAAATATAAAAAGTTAGTAAGGTAG
- a CDS encoding MBL fold metallo-hydrolase, whose product MKVLKITFIIALSITVLGCKNEKKETELAVDGTNEVFEESVKVIPITHGTLVLESKSEVIYVDPTGGSEAFKGQKSPTLVLITDIHGDHLSTSTLEALNLTDVTIIAPKAVTDKIPSTVSNNIITLNNNETTKHNAINIEAIPMYNLREEALKFHTKGRGNGYVLDINDERIYISGDTEDIPEMRNLKNIDKAFVCMNLPYTMTVESAASAVLDFKPKTVFPYHYRGTDGLSDVNLFKTIVNDSIKSINVELLKWYN is encoded by the coding sequence ATGAAAGTTTTAAAAATCACATTTATTATTGCATTATCAATAACAGTCTTAGGTTGTAAAAATGAAAAAAAAGAGACCGAACTCGCTGTTGATGGCACAAATGAAGTCTTTGAAGAAAGTGTTAAAGTAATTCCCATAACACACGGTACACTTGTGCTAGAATCAAAATCTGAAGTCATTTATGTAGATCCAACTGGTGGCTCTGAAGCTTTTAAGGGGCAGAAATCTCCAACTTTAGTCCTAATTACCGATATACATGGAGATCATTTAAGTACCTCTACCTTAGAAGCTTTAAATCTAACAGACGTAACTATTATAGCACCTAAAGCAGTTACTGATAAAATACCAAGTACAGTGAGTAATAATATTATTACACTTAATAATAATGAAACTACAAAACATAATGCTATTAATATTGAAGCAATACCTATGTACAATTTGAGGGAGGAAGCACTAAAGTTTCATACCAAGGGAAGAGGTAATGGTTATGTATTAGATATAAATGATGAACGCATATATATTTCGGGAGATACAGAAGATATTCCTGAAATGCGCAACTTAAAAAATATAGACAAAGCTTTTGTTTGCATGAATCTACCCTACACCATGACTGTAGAGAGCGCAGCTAGTGCAGTTTTAGACTTTAAACCAAAAACTGTATTTCCATACCACTACAGAGGCACTGATGGACTAAGTGACGTAAATTTATTTAAGACAATTGTTAATGATTCAATTAAATCTATAAATGTGGAACTTTTGAAATGGTACAACTAA